The Nitrospira sp. KM1 genome includes a window with the following:
- a CDS encoding efflux transporter outer membrane subunit produces the protein MKREERELANAQGSQGQKTPTRSPVFLTFPAALACVIAALSACKMGPDYTRPQTPAADSWRLTSSTAESIANLAWWDLLQDKELQNLVRIALAENQDVRTAMASVDQYRAQLVTTKWDLAPSLGYSGSAFLYNTTGNATTIPGGGGAIVIPGQGSTDGTTFSNTVGFGNLKWELDFWGRLRRAVESSQAQLFAQEENQRAVILSLLGSVSDAYFSLRSLDLQVEITKRTLKSWEESVRLSLLRYKQGYISKLDLDRFEAERAGTAAKLAELEKQVGQKENQLSALLGRKPAAINRGLPLRDQPMPPMVPAGLPSELLQRRPDLLQAEQTLAAATAGIGMAQAQRFPQFALTGAIGGANANLNGNSIGPLFIQNLAASLSGPLLNATALGYQVTINETKAQQAALQYEKAIINALKEVEDALIAVQKTREQRMAQEQQVTALQSALLLADQRYQGGRASYLDVLTSQRSLYESELALAKTLYVQLASVVQLYTALGGGWSVTDHPENNLPDPRVHKKMSSSQ, from the coding sequence ATGAAGCGAGAGGAGCGTGAATTGGCGAACGCACAAGGGAGCCAAGGACAAAAAACCCCGACCCGCTCTCCTGTCTTTCTGACATTTCCTGCAGCTCTTGCTTGTGTCATCGCGGCGCTGTCTGCCTGCAAGATGGGGCCGGATTACACCAGGCCTCAGACGCCTGCCGCCGATTCCTGGCGGCTGACCAGTTCGACCGCCGAATCGATAGCCAATCTCGCTTGGTGGGACCTGCTTCAGGACAAGGAACTGCAGAACCTTGTTCGCATCGCGCTCGCAGAAAATCAGGACGTGCGTACCGCGATGGCGTCCGTCGACCAGTATCGCGCCCAGCTGGTGACGACCAAATGGGATCTGGCTCCCTCGTTGGGCTACAGCGGCAGCGCCTTTTTGTATAACACCACGGGTAATGCGACGACCATTCCAGGCGGCGGGGGAGCCATTGTGATTCCGGGACAAGGAAGCACGGATGGCACGACGTTCTCGAACACGGTCGGCTTCGGAAACTTGAAATGGGAGCTGGACTTCTGGGGCCGGTTGAGGCGTGCAGTGGAATCATCGCAGGCGCAACTCTTTGCACAGGAAGAAAATCAGCGGGCGGTGATTCTGAGCCTGCTCGGCAGCGTGAGCGACGCCTACTTTTCGCTGCGGTCGCTCGATCTCCAGGTCGAGATTACGAAACGCACGCTCAAGTCGTGGGAGGAATCGGTCCGGCTCTCCCTGCTTCGGTACAAACAGGGGTACATCTCGAAACTCGATTTGGATCGATTCGAAGCGGAGAGGGCGGGTACGGCGGCAAAATTGGCCGAACTCGAAAAACAAGTCGGGCAGAAGGAAAATCAGTTGAGCGCGTTGTTGGGGAGAAAGCCGGCTGCGATCAATCGCGGATTGCCCTTGAGGGACCAGCCGATGCCGCCGATGGTGCCGGCGGGATTGCCGTCGGAACTGTTGCAGCGTCGTCCCGATCTCCTGCAAGCGGAGCAGACGCTCGCTGCCGCGACGGCCGGCATCGGAATGGCGCAGGCGCAGCGATTTCCGCAATTCGCGTTGACCGGAGCCATCGGCGGGGCGAACGCGAACCTGAACGGCAATTCGATCGGACCGCTGTTCATTCAGAATCTTGCCGCGTCATTGTCCGGCCCGCTGCTGAACGCAACGGCGTTGGGCTATCAGGTAACCATTAATGAAACCAAAGCGCAGCAGGCGGCGCTGCAGTACGAGAAAGCGATCATCAATGCGCTGAAAGAAGTCGAAGATGCCTTGATCGCCGTACAGAAAACTCGCGAACAGCGTATGGCGCAGGAGCAACAAGTGACGGCGTTGCAGTCGGCGCTCCTGCTGGCCGATCAACGCTATCAAGGTGGACGCGCCAGCTATCTCGACGTACTCACGAGTCAACGCAGTCTCTATGAATCGGAATTGGCTCTCGCCAAGACGCTCTACGTGCAGTTGGCGTCCGTCGTGCAACTGTACACGGCGCTGGGCGGAGGCTGGTCGGTGACGGACCATCCTGAGAATAATCTTCCTGATCCGCGCGTTCACAAAAAAATGTCGAGCTCGCAATAA